The following proteins come from a genomic window of Geothrix edaphica:
- a CDS encoding (Fe-S)-binding protein, translated as MNGTKPKKVYFYGTCLVDLFFPDAGMAGIQLLRRAGVEVVFPEGQTCCGQPAFNCGYWEEARDVARTQVALFPEDLPVILPSGSCAGMMKVHYPELFHGQPDEAKVRAFSARVYELTQFLVDVLDVKLKDLGEPVKVTWHSSCHAVRDLGLKGEPQALIGQLSNVELAPLTREYECCGFGGTFAVRHPEISGAMVTDKIADATATGASLVLSTDGGCLMNVNGALEAKSSKLKVQHIAEFLWERTRAR; from the coding sequence GTGAATGGAACCAAGCCCAAGAAGGTCTACTTCTACGGCACCTGCCTGGTGGACCTGTTCTTCCCGGACGCCGGCATGGCCGGCATCCAGCTCCTGCGCCGGGCCGGCGTGGAGGTGGTCTTCCCCGAGGGCCAGACCTGCTGCGGCCAGCCTGCCTTCAACTGCGGCTATTGGGAGGAGGCCCGGGACGTGGCCCGCACCCAGGTGGCCCTGTTCCCCGAGGACCTGCCCGTGATCCTGCCCTCCGGCAGCTGCGCGGGCATGATGAAGGTCCACTATCCCGAGCTGTTCCACGGCCAGCCTGATGAGGCCAAGGTCCGCGCCTTCAGCGCCCGGGTCTACGAGCTGACCCAGTTCCTCGTGGACGTGCTGGACGTGAAGCTCAAAGACCTCGGCGAGCCCGTGAAGGTCACCTGGCACAGCTCCTGCCATGCGGTCCGCGATCTGGGCCTGAAGGGCGAGCCCCAGGCCCTCATCGGCCAGCTCTCCAACGTGGAGCTGGCGCCCCTGACCCGGGAATACGAGTGCTGCGGCTTCGGCGGCACCTTCGCCGTGCGCCACCCCGAAATCTCCGGCGCCATGGTCACCGACAAGATCGCGGACGCCACCGCCACCGGCGCCTCCCTCGTCCTGTCCACGGACGGCGGCTGCCTGATGAACGTGAACGGCGCGCTGGAGGCCAAGAGCAGCAAGCTCAAGGTCCAGCACATCGCCGAATTCCTGTGGGAGCGCACCCGTGCACGCTGA
- a CDS encoding ligand-binding sensor domain-containing protein: MAWVRIIVAGLLGVLCLASEGWRRPFAVMGPAQGLPSGAITTLTQDAEGFLWLGTESGLLRYEGGHCRRWTREDGLPSGFIHRLLPAREGGVWAATLRGLVRIREGRIEPARFGSLPGPLPAETIALDRRGRLWAMTSEGLFVQEEGVQFRLRAPRPAGLVAILAAGARGAMHLGTKAGLITFLPDGSREDWGPGQGLPADGVSMVVEDGAGRVWAGFGRSLVLKAPGAPRFSDQSRRLDASLSPNSVPFTDADGSIWLPTQAGALHLSGDQTERMDAAGGLPFRWVRTVFRDREGTLWVLGTALARLQGGGRVWNHALAAGISGEVVWSITRQPGGELLAATDDGARRVTATAASRIPGTEGHRIKSLTLDRTGTLWMVSTIGPTFWLRPGHQAAEVAPLGDLGFAVNSVMVDSRGQVWLSHVRSGILRWDPAGQRLIQEVKPAGAGALGVFRIREDAGGRLWAATTAGLYLKAAKGPWRLFTEKDGLLPFGLYGMAFLPDGSAWVHYQEPQGLSRVRVDGDRLTVLEQRVKGQGLHSDQIYAVEVDERGQTWATTDQGLDRLDPPLHIGQEDGMVSEDCAIQALLAESGRIWVGTAAGLVRYETDGAWPQPVQAPAHILELSYGTRRLEPPFGNLAPIAHREATLSFRVAAPTYLDERQTRFQVRLLGLEDAWREVDAPLVRYPALPGGHYRFEARAAGKDGAFGPATGLDFRVLPPWWRTWWALGLGGLAFLGLGLVILRLRVAALARSKAELEALVAKRTEELQSRNAALSTALGQVKQLSGLLPICASCKKIRDDSGYWNQLEHYITAHSDADFTHGICPDCADALYPERKRATRREGEGGQGQTGPSQGE; this comes from the coding sequence ATGGCATGGGTCAGGATCATCGTGGCGGGGCTGCTGGGGGTCCTCTGCCTGGCCTCCGAGGGCTGGCGCCGTCCCTTCGCGGTCATGGGCCCGGCCCAGGGCCTGCCCTCCGGGGCCATCACCACCCTGACCCAGGATGCGGAGGGGTTCCTCTGGCTGGGGACGGAAAGCGGCCTGTTGCGTTATGAGGGTGGCCACTGCCGTCGCTGGACCCGGGAAGACGGGCTGCCCTCGGGGTTCATCCACCGGCTGCTCCCCGCCCGGGAAGGCGGTGTGTGGGCAGCCACCCTGAGGGGTCTGGTGCGGATCCGGGAGGGGCGCATCGAGCCGGCCCGCTTCGGCAGCCTGCCGGGCCCACTGCCCGCCGAGACCATCGCCCTGGACCGCCGTGGCCGGCTATGGGCCATGACCTCTGAAGGGCTGTTCGTCCAGGAGGAGGGCGTGCAGTTCCGGCTCCGGGCACCCAGGCCGGCTGGTCTGGTCGCCATCCTCGCGGCCGGGGCCAGGGGGGCCATGCATCTGGGCACGAAGGCGGGCCTCATCACGTTCCTTCCTGATGGATCCCGGGAGGACTGGGGCCCGGGCCAGGGCCTGCCGGCCGATGGGGTCTCCATGGTCGTGGAGGATGGGGCCGGGCGGGTCTGGGCAGGCTTCGGGCGGAGCCTGGTCCTGAAGGCGCCGGGAGCCCCCCGGTTCTCGGACCAGTCCCGCAGGCTGGACGCAAGCCTGTCCCCCAACAGCGTCCCCTTCACGGACGCCGACGGTTCCATCTGGCTGCCCACCCAGGCGGGGGCGCTGCACCTCTCGGGGGACCAGACCGAGCGCATGGACGCGGCCGGAGGGCTGCCGTTCCGCTGGGTCCGCACGGTGTTCAGGGACCGGGAGGGCACGCTCTGGGTCCTGGGGACCGCCCTGGCACGGCTCCAGGGCGGCGGCCGGGTCTGGAATCATGCCCTGGCCGCAGGCATCTCCGGGGAGGTGGTCTGGTCCATCACCCGCCAGCCGGGCGGCGAGCTCCTGGCCGCCACGGATGACGGGGCCCGGCGGGTGACCGCCACCGCCGCCTCGCGGATTCCCGGCACGGAGGGCCACCGCATCAAGAGCCTGACCCTCGACCGGACCGGCACCCTGTGGATGGTCAGCACCATCGGACCCACCTTCTGGCTCCGCCCCGGGCACCAGGCCGCTGAAGTGGCGCCTCTGGGAGACCTCGGATTCGCCGTGAACAGCGTGATGGTGGACTCCAGGGGGCAGGTCTGGCTGAGCCATGTCCGGTCCGGAATCCTCCGCTGGGATCCAGCCGGGCAGCGCCTCATCCAGGAGGTGAAACCCGCGGGTGCAGGCGCTCTCGGGGTCTTCCGCATCCGGGAGGATGCCGGGGGCCGCCTCTGGGCCGCCACCACCGCGGGGCTGTACCTGAAAGCTGCCAAGGGCCCCTGGCGGCTGTTCACGGAAAAGGACGGCCTCCTGCCCTTCGGCCTCTACGGCATGGCCTTCCTGCCGGATGGCAGCGCCTGGGTGCATTACCAGGAGCCCCAGGGGCTCTCCCGGGTCCGCGTGGACGGGGACCGGCTCACCGTGCTGGAGCAGCGCGTCAAGGGCCAGGGCCTTCACTCGGACCAGATCTACGCCGTGGAGGTGGACGAGCGGGGGCAGACCTGGGCCACTACGGACCAGGGCCTGGACCGCCTGGATCCGCCGCTCCACATCGGCCAGGAGGATGGGATGGTGAGCGAGGACTGCGCCATCCAGGCCCTGCTGGCTGAATCCGGGCGCATCTGGGTGGGGACGGCCGCGGGCCTGGTGCGTTACGAGACGGATGGGGCCTGGCCCCAGCCCGTGCAGGCACCGGCGCACATCCTGGAGCTCTCCTATGGGACCCGGCGGCTGGAACCCCCCTTTGGGAACCTCGCGCCGATCGCCCACCGGGAAGCCACCCTCTCCTTCCGGGTCGCCGCGCCCACCTACCTGGACGAACGCCAGACGCGGTTCCAGGTGCGGCTGCTGGGCCTCGAGGACGCCTGGCGGGAGGTTGACGCACCCCTGGTGCGCTACCCCGCGCTGCCGGGCGGGCACTACCGGTTCGAAGCCCGTGCCGCGGGCAAGGATGGCGCCTTCGGTCCCGCGACCGGACTGGATTTCCGCGTCCTCCCGCCCTGGTGGCGGACCTGGTGGGCCCTGGGCCTTGGCGGCCTGGCCTTCCTGGGGCTCGGCCTCGTGATCCTGCGGCTCCGCGTGGCGGCCCTGGCGCGCAGCAAAGCCGAGCTGGAGGCCCTGGTGGCCAAGCGGACCGAGGAGCTCCAATCCCGGAACGCCGCGCTGTCCACGGCCCTCGGCCAAGTGAAGCAGCTCTCCGGTCTGTTGCCGATCTGTGCCAGCTGCAAGAAGATCCGCGACGACTCGGGCTACTGGAACCAGCTGGAGCACTACATCACCGCCCATTCGGACGCGGACTTCACCCACGGCATCTGCCCGGATTGCGCGGACGCCCTGTACCCCGAGCGGAAGCGGGCCACCAGGCGGGAAGGGGAGGGGGGCCAGGGCCAGACCGGGCCCTCCCAGGGGGAATGA
- the bshA gene encoding N-acetyl-alpha-D-glucosaminyl L-malate synthase BshA, whose product MRIGISCYSTFGGSGVVATEVGKALAARGHEVHILSPSVPPRLVGFEDRINFHEVRATTYPLFEDAPYSIALGSKMADVAEHHGLEIIHAHYAIPHAMAALLARMAIPGLKVVTTLHGTDITVVGSDPSYLPMVKMAIRESDGVTAVSEYLRDETYRTFGVDRDIDVIGNFVEPPGQESPDCRAWLAPRATSVLTHISNFRPVKRVMDVLKVFELVRREVPVRLVMVGDGPDRVEAEAYCRDRGFASEVRFTGKQLDIGTVLACSDLFLLPSATESFGLAALEAMGHRVPVIASRVGGLPEVVRHGVDGYLEAMGDVEAMAADAVKLLRDDDLRRTMGNAARERALGTFAEGPIVDRYEALYRRVLGQG is encoded by the coding sequence ATGCGCATCGGTATCTCCTGCTACAGCACCTTCGGCGGCTCGGGCGTCGTGGCCACGGAGGTGGGCAAGGCCCTGGCCGCCCGGGGCCACGAGGTGCACATCCTCAGCCCCAGCGTGCCGCCACGCCTGGTGGGCTTCGAGGACCGCATCAACTTCCACGAAGTCCGGGCCACCACCTATCCGCTCTTCGAGGATGCCCCCTATTCCATCGCCCTGGGCTCCAAGATGGCGGACGTGGCCGAGCACCACGGCCTGGAGATCATCCACGCGCACTACGCCATCCCCCACGCCATGGCCGCCCTGCTGGCCCGCATGGCCATTCCGGGCCTGAAGGTCGTGACCACCCTGCACGGCACGGACATCACCGTGGTGGGCAGCGACCCCAGCTACCTCCCCATGGTGAAGATGGCCATCCGGGAAAGCGATGGCGTGACTGCCGTTTCAGAGTACCTGCGGGATGAGACCTACCGCACCTTCGGGGTGGATCGCGACATCGACGTCATCGGGAACTTCGTCGAGCCCCCGGGCCAGGAGAGCCCGGACTGCCGGGCCTGGCTGGCGCCCAGGGCCACCTCGGTGCTGACCCACATCTCCAACTTCAGGCCCGTGAAGCGCGTGATGGACGTGTTGAAGGTCTTCGAACTCGTCCGCAGGGAAGTCCCGGTGCGCCTGGTGATGGTGGGCGATGGACCAGACCGGGTGGAGGCCGAGGCCTACTGCCGGGACCGGGGCTTCGCCTCCGAGGTGCGGTTCACGGGCAAGCAGCTGGACATTGGCACGGTCCTGGCCTGCTCGGACCTCTTCCTGCTACCCAGCGCCACGGAGAGCTTCGGCCTGGCGGCCCTGGAGGCCATGGGGCACCGGGTGCCCGTCATCGCCAGCCGGGTGGGGGGCCTGCCGGAGGTGGTGCGCCACGGAGTGGACGGCTACCTGGAGGCCATGGGTGATGTGGAGGCCATGGCGGCTGACGCGGTGAAGCTCCTGCGCGATGACGACCTGCGCCGGACCATGGGCAACGCGGCCCGAGAGCGGGCCCTGGGTACCTTCGCGGAAGGGCCCATCGTGGACCGGTACGAAGCGCTCTACCGGCGGGTGCTGGGCCAGGGCTGA
- a CDS encoding OmpP1/FadL family transporter, producing the protein MTHRSRLTLTALTLIAAGAFAPQAQASGFQLREQSPSSQGNAFAGVSAGGSDISALFFNPAVMTQYDGWQFSFGGTYVGLDVKLSDMTANRTPALTALGFNVAPNTTTSLIPISGASSHPNSGISAVLPEFNIMYSVNKDLKLGLSLNVPFGLTTEYDANWIGRYHALKSDLKTIDITPSLAYRVADQFSFGVAFIARKADAELTNGVDYGTALALKVGSGLAAAGMSPVAPSPTQNSPVATVAMGAPSATFGTPGYAIPGAWDGKAGLKGDGWGYGWKAGFTWQPTKEFRLGGAYSAAMTMTLKGDASFEYPAAMPATDLAALQGAGLRNGKGQADLALPATASLGFDWQLSPAFSLQGEVAQSTWSRFKELRVKFDTGLADSVTNESWKNTWFYSVGGTWKVNQEWTVRGGLAYDQSAVDEAHRTPRIPDNDRKWVSLGVSYNLSKKTAIDVGYTHLFISDSKINLTSAGDNLTRGSLSATMKATIDILGVSLRYSF; encoded by the coding sequence ATGACCCACCGTTCACGTCTCACCCTCACGGCCTTGACCCTCATCGCCGCCGGCGCCTTCGCTCCCCAGGCCCAGGCCTCCGGCTTCCAGCTTCGCGAGCAGAGCCCCAGCTCCCAGGGCAATGCCTTCGCCGGTGTCAGCGCGGGTGGCAGCGACATCAGCGCCCTCTTCTTCAACCCCGCCGTGATGACCCAGTACGATGGCTGGCAGTTCTCCTTCGGCGGCACCTACGTCGGCCTGGACGTGAAGCTCTCGGACATGACGGCCAACCGCACGCCGGCCCTGACTGCCCTCGGCTTCAACGTGGCGCCCAACACCACGACGAGCCTGATCCCCATTTCCGGCGCCTCCAGCCATCCGAACTCCGGAATCTCCGCCGTCCTGCCTGAATTCAACATCATGTACAGCGTGAACAAGGACCTGAAACTGGGACTCTCCCTGAATGTCCCCTTCGGCCTCACCACCGAGTACGACGCCAACTGGATCGGCCGCTATCACGCGCTGAAGTCCGACCTGAAGACCATCGACATCACGCCCAGCCTGGCCTACCGGGTGGCTGACCAGTTCTCCTTCGGCGTGGCCTTCATCGCCCGCAAGGCCGATGCCGAGCTGACCAACGGCGTGGACTACGGCACGGCCCTGGCCCTGAAGGTGGGCAGCGGGCTGGCTGCGGCCGGCATGTCCCCCGTGGCGCCCAGTCCGACCCAGAACAGCCCCGTGGCCACCGTCGCCATGGGCGCCCCCAGCGCGACCTTCGGCACCCCTGGCTACGCCATCCCCGGCGCCTGGGACGGCAAGGCCGGCCTGAAGGGCGACGGCTGGGGCTACGGCTGGAAGGCGGGTTTCACCTGGCAGCCGACCAAGGAGTTCCGGCTGGGCGGTGCCTATTCCGCCGCCATGACCATGACACTCAAGGGTGATGCCTCCTTCGAGTACCCCGCCGCCATGCCCGCCACGGATCTGGCGGCGCTGCAGGGCGCCGGCCTCCGGAATGGCAAGGGTCAGGCTGATCTCGCCCTCCCGGCCACCGCTTCGCTGGGCTTCGACTGGCAGCTGAGCCCCGCCTTCTCCCTCCAGGGCGAAGTGGCGCAGAGCACCTGGTCCCGCTTCAAGGAGCTCCGCGTGAAGTTCGACACGGGGCTGGCTGATTCCGTCACGAACGAGAGCTGGAAGAACACCTGGTTCTACTCCGTGGGCGGCACCTGGAAGGTGAACCAGGAGTGGACGGTCCGTGGCGGCCTCGCCTATGACCAGAGCGCCGTGGATGAGGCCCACCGCACGCCCCGCATCCCCGACAACGACCGCAAGTGGGTCTCCCTGGGCGTGAGCTACAACCTGTCCAAGAAGACGGCGATCGATGTCGGCTACACCCACCTGTTCATCAGCGACAGCAAGATCAACCTGACATCTGCGGGCGACAACCTCACCCGCGGCAGCCTCAGCGCCACGATGAAGGCCACCATCGACATCCTGGGCGTCTCGCTGCGCTACAGCTTCTAG
- a CDS encoding LutC/YkgG family protein, which produces MSSPNSSAADSRSAILGRLRAAGDSGPLPALDTAVLERRQWSAAERVTRLRKGMEAVHTEFIEATPADWPAVIRAFCEREGLRNLLYGPTSEAGSALAAAWAPGGPQLKPYDRPVEDFKQELFGDIDAGFTGTVGGVAETGGLLLMPGPAEPRLMSLVPPVHIALLRASTIQDSFWSAVKALGWGRALPPNALMISGPSKTADIEQTLAYGVHGPKRLIVVLVDDLK; this is translated from the coding sequence ATGAGTAGCCCGAACTCGTCCGCTGCGGATTCCCGCAGCGCCATTCTCGGTCGCCTCCGCGCCGCCGGCGATTCCGGCCCCCTGCCCGCCCTTGATACGGCGGTTCTCGAGCGCCGCCAATGGTCAGCCGCCGAACGCGTGACCCGGCTGCGCAAGGGCATGGAGGCGGTCCACACGGAATTCATCGAGGCCACGCCCGCTGATTGGCCAGCCGTGATCCGCGCCTTCTGTGAGCGCGAGGGGCTGAGGAACCTGCTCTACGGTCCCACCAGCGAGGCGGGTTCCGCCCTGGCCGCCGCCTGGGCGCCCGGTGGACCACAGCTGAAGCCCTACGACCGCCCCGTGGAGGACTTCAAGCAGGAGCTGTTCGGCGACATCGACGCCGGATTCACCGGCACCGTGGGCGGCGTCGCCGAGACCGGCGGCCTGCTGCTGATGCCCGGTCCTGCCGAGCCCCGGCTCATGTCCCTGGTGCCGCCCGTCCACATCGCGCTGCTGCGCGCCTCCACCATCCAGGACAGCTTCTGGTCCGCCGTGAAAGCCCTGGGCTGGGGCCGGGCCCTGCCCCCCAACGCCCTGATGATCTCCGGTCCCAGCAAGACCGCCGACATCGAGCAGACCCTCGCCTACGGCGTCCACGGTCCCAAGCGCCTCATCGTGGTGCTCGTGGATGATCTGAAGTAG
- a CDS encoding DivIVA domain-containing protein, translating to MKYTPLDIQRREFEKAFRGIEESEVRTFLHEVAAEWEELLAENQKLKEEILDSRERLRQYQDQDRIFRETLLQAQRTREDVLDGANREKELILREAQFKADEVIRDAQQHVVELEVQIRNLKMERTRFVRDLESLMERTRRHVQEEAPDIYLAAPPTLNLEGLDFSSLDEPTTQAIPPIRRPKASS from the coding sequence ATGAAATACACCCCTCTCGACATCCAGCGCCGGGAGTTCGAAAAGGCCTTCCGCGGCATCGAGGAATCGGAGGTGCGGACCTTCCTCCACGAGGTGGCTGCCGAATGGGAGGAGCTCCTGGCCGAGAACCAGAAGCTGAAGGAGGAGATCCTCGACAGCCGGGAGCGCCTCCGCCAGTACCAGGACCAGGACCGCATCTTCCGCGAGACCCTCCTCCAGGCCCAGCGCACCCGAGAGGATGTGCTGGATGGTGCCAACCGGGAGAAGGAGCTCATCCTCCGCGAGGCCCAGTTCAAGGCCGACGAGGTCATCCGCGATGCCCAGCAGCATGTGGTCGAGCTGGAGGTGCAGATCCGCAACTTGAAGATGGAGCGAACCCGGTTCGTCCGGGACCTGGAATCCCTCATGGAGCGCACCCGCCGCCACGTCCAGGAGGAGGCTCCGGACATCTACCTGGCCGCTCCCCCCACCCTGAACCTGGAGGGGCTGGACTTCAGCTCGCTCGACGAGCCCACCACCCAGGCGATCCCCCCCATCCGCCGGCCGAAGGCCTCGAGCTAG
- a CDS encoding LutB/LldF family L-lactate oxidation iron-sulfur protein, translated as MHAENEVHFRDAAAKALLDPQLRANFRRAMDGLITKRKAQFPDPRDLQDLRDLSTAIRSRSLLCLPELLEQLEASCARNGIKVHWAETCEQANQLILGILQAKGAKTLVKGKSMVSEEMHLNAFLESKGIEALESDLGEYIIQLDGETPSHIIMPAIHKNKDQIARQFSQKIKDAKYTEDVDELTAMARKVLRQKFLDADAGLSGVNFAVAETGTLCLVENEGNGRMSTHVPPLHIAVMGLEKVVARLEDVAPLYAILTRSATGQAVSTYFNLITGPRGAGEKDGPQEVHLVILDNGRSRIYADPQLRATLRCIRCGACMNHCPVYTRVGGHAYEAIYPGPIGKILTPQMEGVGVRHDLIHGSSLCGACGEVCPVEIPIPEILVRLRREATHDDMASTVAGKATGRTATEDWAWRLWAGVTKRPALYRVATWFATRFGKALPANAPLIKNWTQSRTKPVPARRSLSERMRAEGASHE; from the coding sequence GTGCACGCTGAGAACGAAGTCCATTTCAGGGATGCCGCCGCCAAGGCCCTGCTGGATCCCCAGCTCCGGGCCAACTTCCGCCGCGCCATGGACGGCCTCATCACCAAGCGCAAGGCCCAGTTCCCCGATCCGCGGGACCTCCAGGACCTGCGGGACCTCAGCACGGCCATCCGCTCCCGCAGCCTGCTCTGCCTGCCGGAGCTGCTGGAGCAGCTGGAGGCCAGCTGCGCCAGGAACGGCATCAAGGTGCACTGGGCCGAGACCTGCGAACAGGCGAACCAGCTGATCCTGGGCATCCTCCAGGCCAAGGGCGCCAAGACCCTGGTCAAAGGCAAGAGCATGGTCTCCGAGGAGATGCACCTCAACGCCTTCCTCGAATCCAAGGGCATCGAGGCCCTGGAATCCGACCTGGGCGAGTACATCATCCAGCTCGACGGTGAGACGCCGAGCCACATCATCATGCCGGCCATCCACAAGAACAAAGACCAGATCGCCCGGCAGTTCAGCCAGAAGATCAAGGACGCGAAGTACACCGAGGATGTGGACGAGCTGACGGCCATGGCCCGCAAGGTGCTGCGCCAGAAGTTCCTCGATGCCGATGCCGGCCTGTCCGGCGTGAACTTCGCCGTGGCTGAGACCGGGACCCTGTGTCTGGTGGAGAACGAAGGCAACGGCCGCATGAGCACCCATGTGCCGCCTCTCCACATCGCCGTCATGGGCCTGGAGAAGGTCGTGGCGCGGCTGGAGGATGTGGCGCCGCTCTACGCCATCCTCACGCGCTCCGCCACCGGCCAGGCCGTGAGCACCTACTTCAACCTGATCACCGGGCCCCGCGGTGCCGGGGAGAAGGACGGCCCGCAGGAAGTCCACCTCGTCATCCTCGACAACGGCCGATCCCGGATCTACGCCGATCCCCAGCTGCGCGCCACCCTGCGCTGCATCCGCTGCGGCGCCTGCATGAACCACTGTCCTGTCTACACCCGCGTGGGCGGCCATGCCTACGAGGCCATCTATCCCGGCCCCATCGGGAAGATCCTCACCCCGCAGATGGAGGGCGTCGGCGTGCGCCACGACCTCATCCACGGCTCCAGTCTCTGCGGCGCCTGCGGCGAGGTCTGCCCCGTGGAGATCCCCATCCCCGAGATCCTGGTGCGCCTGCGCCGGGAGGCCACCCACGACGACATGGCCTCGACCGTGGCCGGCAAGGCCACCGGCCGCACGGCCACGGAGGACTGGGCCTGGCGTCTCTGGGCCGGAGTGACGAAGCGCCCCGCCCTCTATCGCGTCGCGACTTGGTTCGCCACGCGCTTCGGGAAGGCCCTGCCCGCCAATGCCCCCCTCATCAAGAACTGGACCCAATCCCGCACCAAACCTGTTCCCGCCCGCCGTTCACTGAGCGAGCGCATGCGCGCCGAGGGAGCCAGCCATGAGTAG
- a CDS encoding YggT family protein codes for MPLLFAIAYHALTLLSWLLIATALLSWFPVDPRNRWIRLLHAITDPVLHPIRALVPPIGGISLDIFIALLLLWGVQKVLAQAVGS; via the coding sequence ATGCCCCTTCTCTTCGCCATCGCCTACCACGCCCTGACCCTGCTCAGCTGGCTGCTGATCGCGACGGCCCTGCTCTCCTGGTTCCCGGTCGACCCCAGGAACCGCTGGATCCGGCTGCTGCACGCCATTACCGACCCGGTGCTGCACCCCATCCGCGCCCTGGTTCCGCCCATCGGTGGAATCAGCCTGGACATCTTCATCGCCCTCCTGCTGCTGTGGGGGGTCCAGAAAGTGCTCGCCCAAGCCGTGGGTTCATGA
- a CDS encoding thiolase family protein, with translation MSHAVILKALRSPIGKFQGGLAPLAAPDLAAQVVRALLAAVPGAAPTEAIFGNVVSAGVGQAPARQAALRGGLPSSVSALTINKVCGSGLKAIQLAANAVRLGDHDVVLAGGMESMSNAPYLMPKLRAGARMGHTEAKDAMILDGLWCAMTDQHMGHTGELVADKYGVSREAQDAWAAESHRKAVAAMQSGAFHAEIVPIAVPGRKGDVMITEDEGPRPDSTPESLAKLRPAFKKDGTVTAGNAPSVNDGAAAALVTTESYAKAHGLAVQARILGTATAGLDPEWVLMAPVEAIRKVLAQVGWTVGDVDLWEINEAFAVQLVATMNELKLPADRINVHGGAVALGHPIGASGARVMATLLHALERQGKQRGIAALCLGGGNAIAMAVERV, from the coding sequence ATGTCCCACGCCGTCATCCTGAAAGCCCTCCGGAGCCCCATCGGCAAGTTCCAGGGGGGTCTGGCGCCCCTGGCGGCGCCGGACCTGGCGGCCCAGGTGGTGAGGGCCCTGCTGGCCGCCGTGCCGGGGGCGGCTCCGACCGAGGCGATCTTCGGCAATGTCGTGAGTGCGGGTGTGGGCCAGGCGCCGGCCCGCCAGGCGGCCCTGCGGGGCGGTCTGCCCTCCAGCGTCTCGGCCCTGACCATCAACAAGGTCTGCGGCAGCGGCCTCAAGGCCATCCAGCTGGCCGCCAACGCCGTGCGCCTGGGCGATCATGACGTGGTGCTGGCCGGCGGCATGGAGTCCATGTCCAATGCCCCCTACCTCATGCCCAAGCTCCGGGCCGGAGCCCGCATGGGTCACACCGAGGCCAAGGACGCCATGATCCTCGACGGCCTCTGGTGCGCCATGACGGACCAGCACATGGGCCACACGGGCGAGCTGGTGGCCGACAAATATGGCGTGAGCCGCGAAGCCCAGGACGCCTGGGCCGCCGAGAGCCACCGGAAGGCTGTAGCCGCCATGCAGTCCGGCGCCTTCCATGCCGAGATCGTGCCCATCGCCGTGCCTGGGCGGAAGGGCGATGTGATGATCACGGAGGACGAGGGGCCCCGCCCCGATTCCACGCCCGAGTCCCTCGCGAAGCTCCGCCCCGCCTTCAAGAAGGACGGCACTGTCACCGCCGGGAACGCCCCCAGCGTGAACGACGGCGCCGCCGCGGCCCTGGTGACGACCGAGAGCTATGCCAAGGCCCACGGCCTGGCCGTCCAGGCCCGCATCCTCGGCACGGCCACTGCCGGTCTCGACCCCGAGTGGGTGCTCATGGCGCCCGTGGAGGCCATCCGCAAGGTGCTGGCCCAGGTGGGCTGGACGGTGGGCGACGTGGACCTCTGGGAGATCAACGAGGCCTTCGCCGTGCAGCTGGTGGCCACGATGAATGAGCTGAAGCTGCCGGCCGACCGCATCAACGTTCACGGCGGCGCCGTGGCCCTGGGCCATCCCATCGGGGCCTCCGGCGCCCGCGTCATGGCCACCCTGCTCCATGCCCTGGAGCGCCAGGGCAAGCAGCGCGGCATCGCCGCGCTGTGCCTCGGGGGTGGGAACGCCATTGCCATGGCTGTGGAACGGGTGTAG